From one Henriciella marina DSM 19595 genomic stretch:
- the ilvD gene encoding dihydroxy-acid dehydratase: MSKTWDKSRLPSRHVTEGPARAPHRSYYYAMGLSTKDIKKPFVGVASCWNEAAPCNTALMRQAHAVSEGVKAGDGTPREFCTITVTDGIAMGHEGMRSSLVSREVIADSVELTMRGHGYDALVGVAGCDKSLPGMMMAMLRLNVPSVFLYGGSILPGRFEGKDVTVLDVFEAVGAHAAGNNDMTEEKLHALEKIACPGDGACGGQFTANTMACVSEAIGLALPLSSALPAPYANRDEYAVASGEAVMRLIESNLRPRDICTREAFENAAIVVAATGGSTNAALHLPAMANECGVDFELKDVARIFEKTPYIASLKPGGEYVAKDFGEAGGVPMLMKTLHEEGLIHGDCMTVTGKTWAENLEEVTWNPEQKVIYPAGKPITKSGGVVGLWGSLAPDGAIVKVAGLHSLKFRGPARVFDGEEACFKAVETRDYNEGDVLIIRYEGAKGGPGMREMLSTTAAIYGQGMGDKVALITDGRFSGATRGFCIGHVGPEAQEGGPIGLIKDGDMISIDAEAGTIDLEVSDAELETRRKDWAPRITRYGSGALAKFSKLVGPAHKGAVTHEGFEGERHVYADL, from the coding sequence ATGAGCAAGACCTGGGACAAGTCACGCCTGCCGTCGCGCCACGTCACCGAAGGCCCGGCCCGCGCCCCGCATCGCAGCTATTATTACGCGATGGGCCTGTCGACCAAGGACATCAAGAAGCCCTTCGTCGGCGTCGCGTCCTGTTGGAATGAGGCCGCCCCCTGTAACACCGCCCTGATGCGTCAGGCCCATGCGGTGTCCGAAGGCGTAAAGGCCGGTGATGGCACCCCGCGTGAATTCTGTACCATCACGGTTACAGACGGCATCGCCATGGGCCATGAAGGCATGCGCTCATCGCTCGTTTCGCGCGAAGTCATTGCAGATTCCGTCGAGCTCACCATGCGCGGCCACGGCTATGATGCGCTCGTCGGCGTTGCAGGGTGTGACAAGTCGCTGCCGGGCATGATGATGGCGATGCTGCGCCTCAACGTACCGTCGGTCTTCCTCTATGGCGGCTCCATCCTGCCGGGCCGTTTTGAAGGAAAAGACGTCACCGTTCTCGACGTTTTCGAAGCTGTTGGCGCCCATGCAGCCGGCAATAATGACATGACCGAGGAGAAGCTCCACGCGCTGGAGAAAATCGCTTGTCCGGGCGACGGGGCCTGCGGCGGTCAATTTACTGCAAATACAATGGCTTGCGTCTCCGAAGCGATCGGTCTCGCGCTCCCACTGTCCTCGGCTCTGCCGGCGCCTTATGCGAACCGCGATGAGTATGCCGTTGCCTCCGGTGAAGCCGTGATGCGCCTGATCGAGAGCAATCTGCGTCCGCGCGACATCTGTACCCGCGAAGCCTTTGAAAATGCAGCCATTGTTGTCGCCGCGACGGGCGGCTCGACGAATGCCGCGCTGCACCTGCCAGCCATGGCAAATGAGTGTGGTGTCGATTTTGAATTGAAAGACGTCGCCCGCATCTTCGAGAAGACCCCCTATATCGCGTCCCTCAAGCCCGGCGGCGAATATGTCGCCAAGGATTTCGGCGAAGCAGGCGGCGTGCCGATGCTCATGAAAACCCTTCACGAAGAAGGGCTTATCCATGGCGACTGCATGACCGTAACCGGCAAGACCTGGGCCGAAAACCTTGAAGAGGTCACCTGGAACCCCGAACAGAAAGTCATCTACCCGGCCGGCAAGCCCATCACCAAGTCAGGCGGCGTGGTGGGGCTCTGGGGCTCGCTCGCTCCTGATGGTGCCATCGTTAAGGTGGCCGGGCTTCATTCCCTGAAGTTCCGCGGTCCAGCGCGTGTGTTCGATGGCGAAGAAGCCTGCTTCAAAGCTGTAGAAACAAGGGATTACAACGAGGGCGACGTTCTGATTATCCGTTATGAAGGGGCAAAAGGCGGCCCTGGCATGCGCGAGATGTTGTCGACCACGGCCGCGATTTACGGACAGGGCATGGGCGACAAGGTGGCGCTCATCACGGATGGTCGGTTCTCCGGGGCCACGCGCGGGTTCTGTATCGGCCATGTCGGCCCGGAAGCCCAGGAAGGCGGCCCGATCGGGCTTATCAAGGATGGCGACATGATCTCGATCGACGCCGAAGCCGGTACGATCGACCTGGAGGTCAGCGACGCCGAGCTTGAAACGCGCCGCAAGGACTGGGCGCCTCGTATTACCCGCTATGGCTCAGGCGCGCTTGCGAAGTTCTCCAAGCTCGTAGGCCCTGCGCATAAAGGCGCCGTCACGCATGAAGGCTTCGAGGGCGAGCGGCACGTC
- a CDS encoding GNAT family N-acetyltransferase: MSADLTGVTIRAAVPGDAAALEELGQRTFLEKFGHLYAKADLDAYLEEAHAQTFYAHMIDSPDYLVRVAALPDGALGAYLVCSPLELPADDAEDGAVELMRVYVDTPLQGRGLGSHFIGEAVEWARISQAPELYLSVFSGNEDARRLYERHGFEKVGEFDFPVGKHLDLEFLMRLKLE; this comes from the coding sequence ATGTCAGCTGATCTCACAGGTGTTACTATCCGCGCTGCTGTTCCCGGCGACGCGGCTGCGCTCGAAGAACTCGGCCAGCGGACCTTTCTTGAGAAGTTCGGTCATCTTTATGCCAAGGCCGATCTCGACGCCTATCTTGAAGAGGCTCACGCACAGACGTTCTACGCTCATATGATCGACAGCCCGGACTACCTGGTCCGGGTGGCCGCGCTGCCAGACGGCGCGCTCGGTGCCTATCTCGTCTGCTCGCCGCTGGAGCTGCCGGCCGACGACGCCGAAGACGGCGCAGTGGAGCTGATGCGGGTCTATGTCGACACCCCGCTTCAGGGCAGGGGGCTCGGCTCCCATTTCATCGGTGAAGCCGTGGAGTGGGCGAGGATCTCTCAAGCGCCAGAACTCTATCTGAGTGTATTTTCCGGAAACGAAGATGCGCGCAGGCTTTATGAGCGACATGGCTTTGAGAAAGTGGGAGAGTTTGACTTCCCGGTCGGAAAACACCTCGATCTCGAATTCCTTATGCGGCTGAAATTGGAATAA
- a CDS encoding isoaspartyl peptidase/L-asparaginase family protein, with amino-acid sequence MKHLIAGLILSAALAACTPDAPEQSELGAASDTSADASADMSEAPQATDETETDMATAQRPDWRIVIHGGAGVILRENLSDEQEAAYTAALEAALQAGAGILSNGGSSLDAVQAAVLTMEDDLLFNAGYGAVMTADRMHELDASIMEGNQRDAGSVAGVTRVKNPILAARAVMDQSEHVMFAGEGADSFAGSVGLELVENDYFTTDRRVEALDRVLETRERTDADRHGTVGAVAIDQNGNLAAATTTGGMTAKMHGRIGDAPLIGAATYAQNGVCAVSATGHGEYFIRVGVAKTICSRVELAGEGIQTAAENALAQVADLGGDGGVIVMGGEGEFAYVFNSKGMYRGMMDADGTLETAIFEAGK; translated from the coding sequence ATGAAGCACCTCATTGCCGGATTAATCCTCAGTGCCGCACTCGCTGCCTGTACACCGGATGCGCCAGAGCAATCCGAGCTTGGCGCCGCGAGCGACACCAGCGCTGATGCATCAGCTGACATGAGCGAAGCGCCGCAAGCAACCGACGAGACGGAGACCGACATGGCCACAGCGCAGCGGCCGGACTGGCGGATCGTCATTCATGGCGGGGCAGGTGTCATCCTGCGCGAGAACCTCTCCGATGAGCAGGAAGCGGCCTACACAGCCGCGCTCGAAGCCGCGCTTCAGGCAGGTGCTGGCATTCTCTCAAATGGCGGGTCATCGCTCGATGCCGTGCAGGCCGCCGTTCTCACAATGGAAGACGACCTGCTCTTTAATGCAGGCTACGGCGCCGTCATGACCGCCGACCGCATGCATGAGCTTGATGCCTCCATCATGGAAGGCAACCAGCGCGATGCGGGCTCCGTCGCTGGCGTCACACGCGTCAAGAACCCCATCCTCGCCGCCCGCGCCGTCATGGACCAGTCCGAACACGTGATGTTTGCAGGCGAGGGCGCCGATAGTTTTGCCGGATCTGTCGGTCTGGAGCTTGTCGAGAATGACTACTTCACAACCGATCGGCGCGTAGAGGCGCTCGACCGCGTTCTGGAAACGCGTGAGCGCACGGATGCTGACCGACACGGCACTGTTGGCGCCGTTGCCATCGACCAGAACGGTAATCTGGCCGCCGCGACCACAACGGGCGGCATGACCGCCAAGATGCACGGCCGCATTGGCGACGCACCGCTCATCGGCGCGGCTACCTATGCCCAGAACGGTGTCTGCGCAGTCTCCGCCACCGGCCACGGCGAGTACTTCATCCGCGTTGGCGTCGCCAAGACGATCTGTTCACGCGTCGAACTCGCCGGTGAAGGCATCCAAACGGCCGCTGAGAACGCGCTGGCCCAGGTCGCAGACCTCGGCGGCGACGGCGGCGTCATCGTCATGGGCGGCGAGGGCGAGTTCGCCTATGTCTTCAACTCCAAGGGCATGTATCGCGGCATGATGGACGCGGACGGCACGCTGGAAACGGCCATCTTTGAGGCTGGCAAGTAA
- a CDS encoding valine--tRNA ligase, producing MLDQRFDPKSAEGRIYERWEEAGCFRPSGDTSAQAYSVVIPPPNVTGVLHMGHALNNTLQDILVRFERMRGKNVRWQPGTDHAGIATQMVVERQLAADGNESRASLGREAFIDRVWEWKEKSGGQIIQQLKRLGASCDWDNERFTMGDRANPDDQMQEAVRKVFVDLYDQGLIYRDKRLVNWDPHFQTAISDLEVEQKEVQGAFWHLRYPLADGVTYEHPVTDEDGNPAGTETRNYIVVATTRPETMLGDTGVAVHPDDERYASLVGKFVDLPIVNRRIPIVADEHADPEKGSGAVKITPAHDFNDFQVGERAGLPRLNILTATAAIVDGAEADAAGIPRDYRGKDRFDARKKIEAEFEELGLLVEVEKKKVEQPFGDRSGVVIEPWLTDQWYVNAEELAKPAIDAVRSGKTKFVPGNWTKTYYNWMDNIQPWCISRQLWWGHRIPAWFGPGIDSDGNALDTPSKCFVAETEQEAVKAAQEWYGPNVKIDVLDAGFTHQGWEAGEKPSRIGISQDEDVLDTWFSSALWPFSTQGWPENTEALKAYYPTSVLVTAHDIIFFWVARMMMMGIHFMDEIPFHDVYIHALVLDEKGQKMSKSKGNAMDPLELVDQFGADALRFTFARQAAQGRNIRLSPQAVEGYRNFTTKLWNAARFAEMNQCEFGHDLKPGDLKLPLNRWIAAELGKAASEVTKALEAYKFNEASDALYQFIWNVFCDWYIELIKPVMNGDDETAKDETRKTCGWVLDQTLKLLHPFAPFVTEALWEQTEQDTRIRTGFLMVQDWPAFADAWADDDAEAELQWVLDTVSEIRSTRSVLNVPAGAQVPASLIGASDQVQAWARQNETPIKQLARLSVFDIATEKPAGAVTIASGDETIALEVQEFITLSDEVSRLDKEMAKLDKDIVGTEKKLSNENFVAKAPPEIVEENRERVTEWTATLAKLRSAREQLAALG from the coding sequence ATGCTTGACCAACGCTTCGATCCCAAGAGCGCCGAAGGGCGCATCTATGAGCGCTGGGAAGAGGCGGGCTGCTTCCGCCCCTCCGGCGATACGAGTGCGCAGGCCTATTCGGTCGTCATCCCGCCGCCCAACGTCACCGGCGTCCTTCATATGGGCCACGCGCTCAATAATACGCTTCAGGACATCCTCGTCCGGTTTGAGCGGATGCGCGGCAAGAATGTCCGCTGGCAGCCGGGGACGGACCATGCCGGTATCGCGACCCAGATGGTGGTTGAGCGCCAGCTTGCCGCAGATGGCAATGAGAGCCGCGCCAGCCTCGGCCGCGAAGCCTTCATCGACCGCGTCTGGGAATGGAAAGAAAAGTCCGGCGGCCAGATCATCCAGCAGCTAAAACGCCTCGGCGCATCCTGCGACTGGGACAATGAGCGCTTCACCATGGGTGACCGCGCCAATCCCGACGACCAGATGCAGGAAGCGGTCCGCAAGGTCTTCGTCGACCTCTACGATCAGGGCCTGATCTACCGCGACAAGCGTCTGGTGAACTGGGACCCGCACTTCCAGACCGCCATTTCTGACCTAGAAGTCGAGCAGAAAGAAGTCCAGGGCGCTTTCTGGCACCTTCGCTATCCGCTCGCTGACGGCGTCACCTATGAGCACCCCGTGACCGATGAAGACGGCAATCCGGCCGGCACCGAAACGCGCAACTATATCGTGGTCGCCACGACCCGGCCTGAGACCATGCTCGGCGATACCGGCGTTGCCGTGCACCCGGATGATGAGCGCTATGCCTCGCTCGTCGGCAAGTTCGTCGACCTGCCGATCGTGAATCGCCGCATCCCGATTGTCGCCGATGAACATGCCGACCCTGAAAAAGGCTCAGGCGCGGTAAAGATTACCCCCGCGCATGACTTCAACGACTTTCAGGTTGGCGAGCGCGCTGGCCTGCCACGTCTCAATATCCTGACGGCGACTGCCGCCATCGTTGACGGCGCGGAGGCGGATGCTGCCGGTATTCCGCGTGACTATCGCGGCAAGGACCGGTTCGACGCTCGCAAGAAAATCGAGGCGGAGTTCGAAGAACTGGGCCTTCTGGTCGAGGTCGAAAAGAAAAAGGTCGAACAGCCCTTCGGCGATCGCTCCGGCGTCGTCATCGAACCTTGGCTGACAGACCAGTGGTATGTGAACGCTGAGGAGCTGGCCAAGCCGGCCATCGACGCGGTGCGTTCCGGCAAGACGAAATTCGTGCCCGGGAACTGGACCAAGACCTATTACAACTGGATGGACAACATCCAGCCATGGTGCATCTCCCGCCAGCTCTGGTGGGGACATCGGATTCCGGCGTGGTTCGGTCCAGGTATTGATAGCGATGGAAACGCGCTCGACACTCCATCGAAGTGCTTCGTCGCGGAAACTGAGCAAGAAGCAGTTAAGGCAGCTCAAGAGTGGTATGGCCCAAACGTCAAAATCGATGTCTTGGACGCCGGTTTCACTCACCAAGGTTGGGAAGCTGGCGAGAAACCCTCACGCATCGGCATATCGCAGGACGAAGACGTCCTCGACACCTGGTTCTCATCCGCCCTCTGGCCGTTCTCGACGCAGGGCTGGCCGGAAAACACCGAGGCGCTGAAGGCCTATTACCCCACCAGCGTGCTCGTCACCGCGCATGACATCATCTTCTTCTGGGTCGCCCGGATGATGATGATGGGCATTCATTTCATGGACGAAATCCCCTTCCACGACGTCTACATCCACGCGCTCGTTCTCGATGAGAAGGGCCAGAAGATGAGCAAGTCCAAGGGCAATGCCATGGACCCGCTCGAACTCGTCGACCAGTTCGGCGCCGACGCGTTGCGCTTTACTTTCGCCCGTCAGGCAGCCCAGGGACGCAACATCCGCCTCTCGCCGCAGGCCGTCGAAGGCTATCGCAACTTCACGACCAAGCTCTGGAATGCCGCGCGCTTCGCTGAGATGAACCAGTGCGAGTTCGGCCACGATCTCAAACCCGGCGACCTCAAACTCCCGCTCAATCGCTGGATCGCGGCAGAGCTTGGCAAGGCCGCGTCTGAAGTCACCAAGGCGCTGGAAGCTTACAAGTTCAACGAAGCCTCCGACGCGCTCTACCAGTTCATCTGGAACGTCTTCTGCGACTGGTACATTGAGCTGATCAAACCGGTGATGAACGGAGACGACGAGACCGCGAAGGACGAGACCCGAAAGACGTGTGGCTGGGTCCTCGACCAGACGCTGAAGCTACTCCATCCCTTCGCGCCATTCGTCACCGAAGCGCTTTGGGAGCAGACCGAGCAGGATACCCGCATACGTACTGGCTTCCTGATGGTTCAGGACTGGCCGGCCTTCGCTGATGCCTGGGCCGACGATGACGCCGAAGCAGAGCTTCAATGGGTCCTCGATACCGTGTCCGAAATCCGGTCCACCCGGTCGGTCCTCAACGTGCCGGCTGGCGCGCAGGTGCCCGCGTCGCTGATCGGCGCGTCTGATCAGGTCCAGGCCTGGGCCAGGCAGAACGAGACGCCAATCAAACAGCTCGCACGCCTCTCCGTTTTCGACATTGCTACCGAAAAACCCGCTGGCGCCGTGACCATCGCGTCCGGCGACGAGACAATCGCGCTTGAGGTGCAGGAGTTCATCACCCTCTCTGATGAGGTTAGCCGCCTCGACAAGGAAATGGCGAAACTCGACAAGGACATCGTCGGTACCGAAAAGAAACTGTCCAATGAGAACTTCGTCGCCAAGGCGCCGCCGGAAATCGTCGAGGAAAACCGCGAGCGCGTGACAGAATGGACCGCCACCCTTGCAAAGCTGCGCTCGGCGCGTGAACAATTGGCCGCGCTAGGCTGA
- a CDS encoding DUF2497 domain-containing protein has protein sequence MADKAQSEPTMEEILASIRKIIADDGESSRPATKADSQETRSVDVNVSDDDDFDDLSLEDVMAETESDDVNDPADNYFSNNQEETGRHADFDLMEKEDTSGSLLADVDDDMFDDLTSDEVTSNENDFAPEAPQPFEAQEDELEDFDLASGNDEDDSYVVDRPVFGRGASGATWTPEELAAPQTEADPQESEQAFTASDDEPDFEPAPAFQTEPDYGTEPDTNTDPLAGVAPQPEPVSQTEADDDSFMSSFDPAPPVEVEPETEPLVADMSQEEPEPEPTMTDTYTSQGSEGGDALTDERIAGAAATALGKLMVKRTTPEDEANPNTLDGLMRELLRPMIKEWLDANLPTIVERKVEEEVQRIARMAR, from the coding sequence ATGGCGGACAAAGCGCAATCGGAACCGACTATGGAGGAAATTCTTGCCTCCATCCGCAAGATCATTGCGGACGATGGCGAGAGCTCGCGTCCCGCTACCAAGGCAGACAGTCAGGAGACACGCTCAGTCGATGTGAACGTCTCGGACGATGATGATTTCGACGACCTGTCGCTGGAAGACGTCATGGCTGAAACCGAGTCCGATGACGTGAACGACCCGGCCGACAATTACTTCTCCAATAATCAGGAAGAAACAGGCCGCCATGCCGATTTCGACCTGATGGAAAAGGAAGACACGTCCGGCAGCCTTCTCGCCGACGTCGATGACGACATGTTCGATGATCTGACCTCCGATGAAGTCACGTCGAACGAGAACGATTTCGCACCTGAAGCCCCGCAACCGTTTGAGGCGCAGGAAGACGAGCTTGAAGACTTCGACCTTGCATCCGGCAATGACGAAGACGACAGCTACGTCGTTGACAGGCCTGTCTTCGGGCGCGGCGCCTCCGGTGCCACCTGGACACCTGAAGAGCTGGCGGCCCCGCAGACCGAGGCCGACCCGCAGGAGTCCGAACAGGCTTTCACCGCCTCGGATGACGAGCCGGACTTCGAGCCCGCGCCAGCTTTCCAGACCGAGCCTGACTATGGCACGGAGCCTGACACCAACACCGATCCGCTCGCTGGCGTCGCGCCGCAGCCGGAGCCCGTTTCCCAGACTGAAGCTGACGATGACAGCTTCATGTCCAGTTTCGATCCAGCGCCACCTGTCGAGGTGGAACCGGAAACAGAGCCGCTCGTTGCGGACATGAGCCAGGAAGAGCCGGAGCCAGAGCCCACGATGACTGATACATATACGTCCCAAGGGTCAGAGGGCGGCGACGCCCTGACTGACGAGCGCATCGCAGGCGCCGCCGCAACCGCGCTCGGTAAGCTGATGGTGAAGCGCACTACACCCGAAGACGAGGCCAATCCGAACACGCTGGACGGCCTCATGCGAGAGCTGCTGCGCCCGATGATCAAGGAATGGCTCGATGCCAACCTGCCAACGATTGTTGAGCGCAAGGTCGAGGAAGAAGTACAGCGCATCGCCCGCATGGCGCGCTAG
- a CDS encoding TolC family outer membrane protein, translated as MLRIRRAATLLATSLAMTALPVSAETLQDALSAAWLNNPALEAERDNTAIASERIEQARAQRKPSVTLFGSYVYESIDSNRPFAFNLGDRPVASAQLEARLPVYTGGRLIAGIQQAEAGALAAGAQLEAAGQSILLDTVIAYVDIIRAREVISIRLNSIRLLEGQFTAASDRFEVGDTTRTDVSLARARVEGGRAALASAQADLENALAQYALLTGLEASDPLAPVPPLPELPKTFEAALATALDLNPDIEAARFAEQAARRSVEVARGALKPEVSVIAQAGVQEYHTDGFTDSSVVAGAQASVPLFTGGLNTSLVREAQLSRRQAATRIALSERIVRTNVARAWYGFEAADRAVDASARQVEAAELAYEGAQEELSVGVRTTLDVLDQEQQLLEARLSRVSAERDRYVAAHALLAAMGQLTPSRLDLGVR; from the coding sequence ATGCTTCGGATAAGAAGAGCCGCGACATTACTGGCAACGAGCCTTGCCATGACGGCGCTGCCCGTCAGCGCTGAAACACTTCAGGACGCGCTCTCTGCCGCCTGGCTGAACAATCCAGCGCTTGAGGCAGAGCGCGACAATACAGCCATAGCGAGCGAGCGAATTGAACAGGCCCGTGCCCAGCGCAAACCAAGCGTGACCCTCTTCGGTAGCTATGTCTACGAATCAATCGATTCGAACCGGCCCTTCGCGTTCAATCTTGGCGACCGCCCCGTTGCGTCAGCGCAGCTTGAGGCCCGCTTGCCCGTGTATACCGGGGGGCGTCTGATCGCCGGGATCCAGCAGGCCGAAGCAGGCGCTCTCGCCGCAGGCGCGCAGCTGGAAGCGGCCGGCCAGTCCATTCTGCTCGATACGGTGATTGCCTATGTTGATATCATCCGGGCCCGCGAAGTCATCTCGATCCGGCTGAACAGTATCCGCCTTCTCGAAGGACAGTTCACCGCGGCATCAGACCGGTTTGAGGTCGGCGACACCACCCGAACCGACGTCTCTCTTGCAAGGGCGAGGGTAGAAGGTGGCCGCGCCGCGCTTGCATCCGCGCAGGCCGATCTTGAAAACGCGCTCGCCCAATATGCGCTGCTTACCGGTCTGGAAGCATCAGATCCGCTGGCACCTGTACCGCCGCTCCCTGAATTGCCGAAAACCTTCGAAGCAGCGCTCGCCACCGCGCTCGACCTTAATCCGGATATCGAAGCTGCCCGTTTCGCAGAGCAGGCGGCCCGCCGGTCGGTAGAGGTCGCCCGCGGCGCGCTGAAGCCGGAAGTCTCGGTCATCGCGCAGGCTGGCGTCCAGGAATACCACACCGATGGCTTTACCGATTCCAGCGTGGTTGCGGGCGCGCAGGCGAGTGTCCCGCTATTCACTGGCGGATTGAACACGTCGCTCGTTCGAGAAGCCCAGCTGTCGCGCCGTCAGGCCGCCACACGGATCGCACTTAGCGAACGTATCGTACGTACCAATGTTGCGCGCGCCTGGTACGGTTTCGAGGCCGCCGACCGCGCGGTCGATGCCTCGGCCCGCCAGGTTGAAGCCGCCGAGCTTGCCTATGAAGGCGCGCAGGAAGAACTGAGCGTCGGTGTCCGCACGACGCTCGATGTCCTCGATCAGGAACAGCAGCTTCTTGAGGCGCGCCTCTCAAGGGTCAGTGCAGAACGCGACCGCTATGTGGCCGCTCATGCCTTGCTGGCCGCGATGGGGCAGCTGACGCCCTCGCGCCTGGACCTTGGCGTTCGCTAG
- a CDS encoding protein-L-isoaspartate O-methyltransferase family protein encodes MDFAKMRRIMVDSQIRPNDVTDPEVVSAFLQTPREAFVPKSAQSIAYAEYEIETSDGRALWTPRDIGKMIKALQPEPSDIALVIGAGAGYETAILSNLVETVIALEDSDELVDELTARFANLGLDRAVAVQGDLHEGLADQGPFDIILVCGLIEQAPETWFNQLADGGRLGAAVPAGRDLARARIWTKAGETVSYREVFDCCPPRLPGFEKPKTFVF; translated from the coding sequence ATGGACTTTGCGAAGATGCGCCGGATCATGGTGGATTCACAGATCCGCCCGAATGATGTGACCGACCCCGAGGTCGTCTCTGCCTTTCTGCAGACCCCGCGCGAAGCCTTTGTCCCAAAGAGCGCGCAGTCCATTGCCTACGCCGAATATGAAATCGAGACGAGCGATGGCCGGGCGCTCTGGACGCCGCGCGATATCGGCAAGATGATCAAGGCACTGCAGCCAGAGCCGTCCGACATTGCGCTCGTGATCGGGGCAGGGGCAGGCTATGAGACAGCCATCCTTTCCAATCTTGTTGAAACCGTCATCGCGCTGGAAGACAGCGATGAACTGGTCGACGAACTTACAGCCCGATTTGCAAACCTCGGCCTCGACCGCGCAGTAGCTGTCCAGGGCGACCTTCATGAAGGCCTCGCCGATCAGGGCCCGTTCGACATCATTCTCGTCTGCGGATTGATCGAGCAGGCCCCGGAGACCTGGTTCAACCAGCTTGCCGACGGCGGACGCCTGGGGGCGGCGGTCCCGGCCGGCCGGGACCTCGCACGGGCGCGGATCTGGACCAAGGCTGGCGAAACCGTTTCCTACCGTGAGGTCTTCGATTGCTGCCCGCCGCGGCTGCCGGGCTTCGAAAAGCCGAAAACCTTCGTTTTCTAG